One Myxococcales bacterium DNA segment encodes these proteins:
- a CDS encoding OmpA family protein, with protein MRKKKHPEHVNHERWLISYADFITLLFAFFVVMFAASQVDSKKVGRFSESFSKAVGIEVFPFSGTSVMPGAPNFVSSEIVGPNATTLPTELESLKSELQKRQKNKDAELGTLRLVARRNELVLRLSDAMLFDSGDDRVKPKAREVLVALASEFKRRKLSVRVEGHTDDKPIRTARFRSNWELSTARATAVVAELAAQDIGPDRLSAAGYAEFHPIAPNATPESRATNRRVDLVVTVNTGVDTADGTAVDARPDEKGKAP; from the coding sequence ATGCGTAAGAAAAAGCATCCCGAGCACGTGAACCACGAAAGGTGGCTGATCAGCTACGCCGACTTCATCACGCTCCTGTTCGCCTTCTTCGTCGTTATGTTCGCTGCGTCGCAGGTTGACTCGAAGAAGGTCGGTCGCTTCAGCGAGTCGTTCTCGAAGGCCGTCGGCATCGAGGTGTTCCCCTTCTCCGGCACGAGCGTGATGCCCGGCGCCCCGAACTTCGTGTCGTCGGAGATCGTAGGACCCAACGCCACGACGCTGCCGACCGAGCTCGAGAGCCTAAAGTCGGAGCTGCAGAAGCGGCAGAAGAACAAAGACGCGGAGCTCGGGACCCTTCGCTTGGTCGCCCGCCGCAACGAGCTCGTGTTGCGCCTCAGCGACGCGATGTTGTTCGACAGCGGCGACGATCGCGTGAAGCCCAAGGCTCGCGAGGTGTTGGTGGCGCTGGCTTCCGAGTTCAAGCGCCGCAAGCTCTCCGTTCGCGTCGAGGGCCACACCGACGACAAGCCGATTCGAACGGCGCGATTTCGCTCCAATTGGGAGCTGTCGACGGCGCGCGCGACGGCCGTCGTGGCGGAGCTGGCGGCGCAGGACATCGGACCGGATCGGCTCTCGGCCGCCGGCTACGCTGAGTTTCACCCCATTGCGCCCAACGCGACGCCCGAGTCGCGCGCCACGAACCGGCGCGTCGACCTCGTAGTGACGGTGAACACCGGCGTGGACACGGCCGACGGCACCGCCGTTGACGCGCGTCCCGATGAGAAAGGCAAAGCACCGTGA
- the flgG gene encoding flagellar basal-body rod protein FlgG, whose protein sequence is MFRSLQVAATGMVAQETKLDTIANNLANANTAGYKRQDAEFEDLLYQNLRGAAPTASGGVAPTGTQVGSGARIAATSRSFAQGSLQQTGNPFDLAIEGPGFIPVMRASGQVAYTRAGQMKLDAGGKLVTSEGIPVEPPITIPTDSTKVTIGSDGTVSATQPGQATPTNLGQIQIATFPNPGGLTAVGHNLFEASASSGDAQTGAAGGDGRGTVMQGAVEGSNVEVVSEMIGLIRAQRAYEINSKVIAAADEMLRNATQMR, encoded by the coding sequence ATGTTCCGCTCACTCCAAGTAGCTGCGACCGGCATGGTGGCGCAGGAAACCAAGCTCGACACCATCGCCAACAACCTCGCCAACGCCAACACGGCGGGCTACAAGCGCCAGGACGCGGAGTTCGAGGATCTCCTCTACCAGAACCTCCGCGGTGCAGCGCCCACGGCCAGCGGCGGCGTCGCTCCCACGGGAACGCAGGTCGGCTCCGGTGCGCGCATCGCCGCGACGTCGCGGTCGTTTGCGCAGGGTTCGCTGCAGCAGACCGGCAACCCCTTCGACTTGGCCATCGAAGGTCCGGGCTTCATCCCCGTCATGCGCGCCAGCGGGCAGGTGGCCTACACGCGCGCGGGACAGATGAAGCTCGATGCCGGCGGCAAGCTCGTCACGAGCGAAGGTATCCCCGTCGAGCCGCCCATCACCATCCCCACCGACTCGACGAAGGTGACGATTGGGTCCGATGGCACGGTGAGCGCCACGCAGCCGGGCCAGGCGACGCCGACGAACCTCGGGCAAATCCAGATCGCGACGTTCCCCAACCCCGGCGGCCTGACGGCCGTGGGGCACAACCTCTTCGAGGCCTCCGCGTCGAGCGGCGACGCGCAAACGGGCGCCGCCGGCGGCGACGGCCGAGGCACCGTGATGCAAGGCGCCGTTGAAGGTTCGAACGTCGAGGTCGTGAGCGAGATGATCGGCCTCATCCGCGCCCAGCGCGCCTACGAGATCAACTCGAAGGTCATCGCCGCCGCCGACGAGATGCTCCGCAACGCCACGCAAATGAGGTGA
- a CDS encoding flagella basal body P-ring formation protein FlgA, with amino-acid sequence MTPSRWMLRSVLPASILLAAPLSSAIVYASPAKLAAKVVTKSPAAPGVRTVFVATPRLRLGELVSFAEGAVADFDVGPSPVPSGSRVFGKAELASLLRDAGFEGKAESLAAVRVVRKTRAVDAALIEGEIQKASLPRGVTLAAVRAPATATVPDGFDRSTVEFGKVPRRAGAHRLTAIVTFARGTERLASLLVPVELNVSDEGAKPDAGRGQPVQIVLRRGLIEVAAAAVLGADANVGETVPVTIRNTGRVVRAKLTEPGKALFVEGP; translated from the coding sequence ATGACGCCGTCGCGATGGATGCTCCGGAGTGTGTTGCCCGCGTCGATCTTGCTCGCCGCGCCCCTGTCGTCGGCCATTGTCTACGCATCGCCCGCGAAGCTCGCGGCCAAGGTCGTGACCAAGAGCCCCGCGGCGCCCGGCGTACGCACCGTGTTCGTGGCCACGCCGCGACTCAGGCTCGGCGAACTGGTGTCCTTCGCCGAGGGGGCCGTCGCGGATTTCGACGTCGGTCCTTCCCCGGTCCCGTCGGGGTCGCGGGTCTTTGGCAAGGCCGAGCTCGCGTCGCTGCTTCGCGATGCCGGCTTCGAAGGGAAGGCGGAGAGCCTCGCCGCCGTTCGCGTCGTCCGCAAGACGCGCGCGGTGGACGCGGCGCTCATCGAGGGCGAGATCCAAAAGGCGTCGCTCCCGCGGGGCGTCACGCTCGCGGCCGTGCGCGCGCCCGCCACAGCGACGGTGCCTGACGGCTTCGATCGCTCCACGGTCGAATTCGGTAAGGTGCCCCGTCGCGCCGGCGCCCACCGGCTGACGGCCATCGTCACCTTCGCGCGAGGCACGGAGCGGCTCGCCTCGCTGCTCGTTCCCGTCGAGCTCAACGTCTCCGACGAGGGCGCGAAGCCCGACGCTGGTCGCGGTCAGCCGGTGCAAATCGTCCTGCGCCGCGGCCTCATCGAGGTCGCGGCCGCCGCCGTCTTGGGCGCCGACGCGAACGTCGGCGAGACGGTGCCCGTCACGATTCGCAACACGGGCCGCGTGGTGCGCGCCAAGCTCACCGAGCCGGGCAAGGCCCTCTTCGTGGAGGGGCCGTGA
- a CDS encoding flagellar basal body L-ring protein FlgH, whose product MKLARLALAVCLALPMVACGPAHVAPFTPRERVYKAGGYAQKAPSARPSNGSLFSDAVGGYLEDTRAVRVGDFVVVRIDENADAQGNATTKLSKEGSGSGGVGSLLGIMPALKKAYPTMDPEKLFEYATKSGFSGEGNTSRKGQLTGSIAVRVVREMPNGDLYLEGTKVVMINHEEYHMYLSGLVRPADIGQDNTIGSSRIADAQIEFTGRGDVDDQTRKGFFGRLVDTLNPF is encoded by the coding sequence GTGAAGCTCGCGCGGCTCGCCCTCGCCGTTTGCCTCGCGCTACCCATGGTCGCGTGTGGCCCCGCCCACGTCGCACCCTTTACGCCACGCGAGCGCGTGTACAAGGCCGGCGGCTACGCGCAGAAGGCGCCGAGCGCGCGCCCGTCCAACGGCTCGCTCTTCAGCGATGCCGTCGGCGGGTACCTCGAGGACACGCGCGCCGTTCGCGTCGGCGACTTCGTCGTCGTCCGCATTGACGAAAACGCCGACGCGCAGGGCAACGCGACGACGAAGCTCTCCAAGGAGGGCAGCGGCTCAGGTGGTGTGGGCTCGCTCCTCGGGATCATGCCGGCGCTGAAGAAGGCCTACCCGACGATGGACCCGGAGAAGCTCTTCGAATACGCCACCAAGAGCGGCTTTTCCGGCGAGGGAAACACGAGCCGCAAGGGCCAGCTCACGGGCAGCATCGCGGTCCGCGTCGTGCGCGAAATGCCGAACGGCGACCTCTACCTCGAGGGCACCAAGGTCGTGATGATCAACCACGAGGAGTACCACATGTACCTCTCGGGCTTGGTTCGCCCCGCTGACATCGGCCAAGACAACACCATCGGCTCGTCGCGCATCGCCGACGCGCAGATCGAGTTCACCGGTCGCGGCGACGTTGACGATCAAACCCGCAAGGGCTTCTTCGGACGACTCGTCGACACCCTCAACCCATTCTGA
- a CDS encoding flagellar basal body P-ring protein FlgI — translation MKRRNHLLFVLALAVVLFWPGSARADKIRDLCEVNGARDNQLVGFGIVTGLAGTGDDLSVPFAAQSVLSMLRRLGIQVDPKQLRLRNVAAVMVTATLPPFAKAGTHLDVAVSSVGNARSLSSGVLVQAVLKGPDQKTYAVAQGPVLLGGFDAKGASGSSIKSGSTTSGRVPEGAIIEREVVGQIVDKGQLRFDLRTPGFAVAARIAEAIDKKLGKGTAQASDGGAVVVRVPDTKKTRIVELIAEIEELEVVPVRKARVVINERTGTIVAGGDVRLAPAAVVHGSLTVIVRETPEVSQPTAPFGKGSTAVVPRTEIETKEGGPSGPSVTYMGGSPTLAEVASALGLLGLSPRELAGVLQALRGAGALEAEVVVQ, via the coding sequence TTGAAACGACGCAATCACCTCTTGTTCGTCCTCGCGCTCGCGGTCGTGCTCTTTTGGCCCGGCTCGGCCCGCGCCGACAAGATTCGCGATCTCTGCGAGGTCAACGGCGCGCGCGACAACCAGCTCGTGGGCTTCGGCATCGTGACGGGTCTCGCCGGGACCGGCGACGATCTCTCCGTACCCTTCGCGGCGCAGTCCGTCCTCTCGATGTTGCGGCGCTTGGGCATCCAAGTCGATCCGAAGCAACTCCGCCTCCGCAACGTGGCTGCCGTCATGGTCACCGCGACGTTGCCGCCCTTCGCGAAGGCCGGGACACACCTCGACGTGGCCGTGAGCTCCGTCGGCAACGCACGCTCGCTCTCGTCCGGTGTGCTCGTGCAAGCCGTGCTCAAAGGGCCCGATCAAAAGACCTACGCGGTGGCCCAAGGCCCGGTCCTTCTGGGCGGCTTTGACGCCAAGGGTGCCAGCGGGTCCTCGATCAAGTCCGGCAGCACGACCTCCGGTCGCGTCCCCGAGGGCGCCATCATTGAGCGCGAGGTGGTGGGGCAGATCGTCGACAAGGGGCAGCTCCGCTTCGACCTTCGCACGCCGGGTTTTGCCGTGGCGGCGCGCATCGCGGAGGCCATCGACAAGAAGCTCGGGAAGGGGACAGCCCAGGCGTCTGATGGCGGCGCTGTCGTCGTGCGCGTGCCCGACACCAAGAAGACCCGCATCGTGGAGCTCATCGCCGAGATCGAGGAGCTTGAGGTGGTGCCGGTTCGCAAAGCGCGCGTCGTCATCAACGAACGCACCGGGACCATCGTTGCTGGTGGTGACGTGCGGCTCGCGCCGGCAGCCGTGGTGCATGGGTCCTTGACGGTGATCGTTCGAGAGACACCCGAGGTCTCGCAGCCGACGGCGCCGTTCGGGAAGGGCAGCACCGCCGTCGTGCCGCGCACGGAGATCGAAACCAAGGAAGGCGGACCGTCGGGGCCGTCGGTCACGTACATGGGCGGCTCGCCGACGCTCGCCGAGGTTGCGTCGGCGTTGGGGCTCCTAGGCCTCTCTCCGCGGGAGCTGGCCGGTGTGCTCCAGGCCTTGCGAGGCGCCGGTGCCCTCGAGGCGGAGGTGGTGGTCCAATGA
- the flgM gene encoding flagellar biosynthesis anti-sigma factor FlgM, whose amino-acid sequence MRINDTRGPQGDASVGGASQPKKAGHAHGASEGATEVGARDSVKVKLSARARELSDQSSVDTAKVDRLKAQIASGDFKVNARAIAQKLVGEDE is encoded by the coding sequence ATGCGAATCAACGACACCCGAGGGCCGCAAGGCGACGCAAGTGTGGGCGGAGCAAGTCAGCCGAAGAAGGCTGGCCACGCCCACGGCGCATCGGAAGGTGCCACGGAGGTTGGCGCGCGAGACAGCGTCAAGGTGAAGCTCTCGGCTCGCGCCCGAGAGCTCTCGGACCAATCGAGCGTCGACACCGCGAAGGTCGACCGGTTGAAGGCGCAGATCGCGAGCGGCGACTTCAAGGTCAACGCTCGCGCCATCGCGCAGAAGCTCGTCGGAGAAGACGAGTGA
- the flgK gene encoding flagellar hook-associated protein FlgK, translating to MSLFGVLNIARDALLAQQAAIDTTGQNVANATTPGYVRRDAQLSTRPVVGAGEGGVEMTGYARSADGFAYSRLVEEEGRQGEASVRADALATIEGLLGPAERGISSAVTDLFSSFTRLSASPADPNLRGEVLTKSEALVRAFGNLAGGLVASRGELAAKAEAEAKEANLKLAEVATLNGRIAEATATGNEAGDLRDRRDVLIRDLAASLGARSIEAASGEVTLFAAGTALVIGSSASTLSVNVQSNGDLSVRAVRPGGSALDVTSKVDGGRLGGYLRVRDTDVPQLMSSLDSFAFDLATAVNAVHQTGVGLDGVSGRNLFSVGGPAGAAASLAVDAALASSPGALAAAATAGSLPGGSDIAVAIAQLLDKPLAGGATPGMTLARLVSDLGARRMAAEGDVALRADTVAQAEATYSSSSGVSIDEEMVKLTQLQRAFEASTRVLRAADQLLEGLLRDL from the coding sequence GTGTCGCTCTTCGGCGTATTGAACATCGCGCGTGACGCGCTCTTGGCGCAGCAAGCCGCCATCGACACGACGGGGCAGAACGTGGCCAACGCGACGACGCCCGGCTACGTGCGGCGCGACGCGCAGCTCTCGACGCGTCCCGTCGTAGGCGCTGGCGAAGGCGGCGTCGAAATGACCGGCTACGCGCGCAGCGCCGACGGGTTCGCGTATTCGCGCTTGGTGGAAGAAGAGGGGCGTCAAGGTGAAGCCAGCGTCCGCGCCGATGCGCTCGCCACGATCGAGGGCCTCCTCGGCCCTGCCGAGCGCGGGATCTCCAGCGCCGTGACCGACCTCTTCAGTTCCTTCACGCGCCTCTCGGCGTCGCCCGCGGACCCCAACCTTCGAGGCGAGGTGCTCACCAAGAGCGAGGCGCTCGTTCGAGCCTTTGGCAATCTCGCCGGCGGGTTGGTCGCCTCGCGCGGCGAGCTCGCGGCGAAGGCTGAAGCGGAGGCCAAGGAGGCCAACCTCAAGCTCGCCGAGGTGGCGACGCTCAACGGCCGCATCGCGGAGGCCACGGCGACGGGCAACGAAGCAGGCGATCTGCGCGATCGGCGCGACGTCCTCATCCGCGACCTCGCCGCGAGCCTGGGCGCTCGCTCCATTGAGGCGGCAAGCGGAGAGGTCACCTTGTTCGCGGCGGGCACTGCCTTGGTGATCGGCTCGTCGGCGTCGACCTTAAGCGTGAACGTCCAATCGAACGGTGACCTCTCCGTCCGCGCGGTACGGCCTGGCGGCAGCGCCCTCGACGTCACGAGCAAGGTCGACGGTGGCCGTCTCGGCGGATACCTCCGCGTACGCGACACTGACGTGCCCCAGCTCATGAGCTCGCTCGACAGCTTCGCCTTCGACCTCGCGACGGCCGTCAACGCGGTCCACCAGACGGGCGTCGGCCTCGACGGCGTGAGCGGCCGAAACCTCTTCAGCGTTGGCGGACCCGCCGGCGCTGCCGCGAGCCTTGCGGTGGATGCTGCGCTCGCCTCGAGTCCCGGTGCCTTGGCCGCCGCGGCGACGGCCGGGAGTCTCCCCGGCGGGAGTGACATTGCCGTGGCCATCGCGCAACTGCTCGACAAGCCACTCGCCGGCGGTGCCACGCCCGGCATGACCTTGGCGCGGCTCGTCTCGGATCTCGGCGCGCGTCGCATGGCCGCCGAGGGCGACGTCGCCTTGCGCGCCGACACCGTCGCGCAGGCGGAGGCGACGTATTCGTCGTCGAGCGGCGTGTCCATCGATGAAGAGATGGTGAAGCTCACGCAGCTTCAGCGAGCCTTCGAGGCGTCCACGCGGGTTCTTCGAGCGGCAGACCAATTGCTTGAGGGGCTGTTGAGGGACTTGTGA